The following proteins are co-located in the Carassius auratus strain Wakin chromosome 7, ASM336829v1, whole genome shotgun sequence genome:
- the kcna4 gene encoding potassium voltage-gated channel subfamily A member 1, with amino-acid sequence MEFAMVGADSGGCNTHLPYGYAQARVRERERERERQSRAAAVAEAGTVGEGGGSGGHPHNHPHQSRTASSTNTNNSSAGTASRPSSSSSSSQQSQQQQQQQQHHEPLQQLLRERKKQRSVARWRRNRAALGGDLRQSELALLGSEEDIMIEEEEAEGEEEEEDRGSKRSTFVYNMDYEEETVSLTDRRPQSGYENVYNEYGCCERVVINVSGLKFETQLKTLAQFPDTLLGDPEKRIRYFDPLRNEYFFDRNRPSFDAILYFYQSGGRLKRPVNVPFDIFSEEVKFYELGEEAMLKFREDEGFVKEEEKPLPEDEFKRQIWLLFEYPESSSPARGIAVVSVLVIVISIVIFCLETLPEFRDDKEFLSPGKNSTQADNGFTPFNDPFFIVETVCIIWFSFEIIVRFFASPSKTAFFKNAMNSIDIVSILPYFITLGTDLAQQQGNGQHAMSFAILRIIRLVRVFRIFKLSRHSKGLQILGHTLRASMRELALLIFFLVIGVILFSSAVYFAEADEPSSQFTSIPDAFWWAVVTMTTVGYGDMKPITVGGKIVGSLCAIAGVLTIALPVPVIVSNFNYFYHRETDNEDQAPVVEQPPPGCPYFPDFLRKFKGSPSGSSLGDKAAEYMEMEEGVTESLCGADTQSPSRGNGTDLGGKNSSQSRTLQTDV; translated from the coding sequence ATGGAGTTTGCTATGGTCGGCGCGGACAGCGGGGGCTGCAACACCCACCTGCCCTATGGATATGCCCAGGCACGCGTCAgggagagagagcgcgagcgggAGCGGCAGTCTCGCGCAGCGGCGGTAGCCGAAGCCGGAACGGTCGGAGAGGGAGGTGGGTCCGGCGGCCATCCCCACAACCATCCGCATCAGAGTCGCACCGCCTCTTCAACGAATACCAACAACAGTAGCGCCGGGACCGCCTCGcgcccctcctcctcctcctcctcctcccaacAGTCgcaacagcaacagcagcagcagcaacaccaCGAGCCGCTACAGCAACTTCTCCGAGAGCGAAAAAAGCAACGAAGCGTCGCGCGCTGGAGACGGAACCGCGCGGCACTCGGCGGGGATCTACGCCAGTCAGAGTTGGCGCTCCTAGGATCCGAGGAGGACATCATGATCGAGGAGGAGGAGGCGGAGggcgaggaggaagaggaggacagGGGAAGCAAGAGATCGACTTTTGTCTATAACATGGATTATGAAGAGGAGACGGTTTCGTTAACAGACAGGCGTCCTCAGTCCGGCTACGAAAATGTTTACAACGAATATGGCTGCTGCGAGAGAGTTGTCATCAACGTGTCAGGCTTGAAGTTTGAGACCCAGCTGAAGACACTCGCGCAGTTCCCAGACACGCTCCTGGGCGACCCTGAGAAGCGAATCAGGTACTTCGACCCTCTGCGTAACGAATACTTCTTCGACAGGAATCGACCGAGCTTTGATGCCATTCTGTACTTCTATCAGTCCGGGGGGCGCTTGAAGAGACCCGTCAACGTGCCATTTGACATCTTTTCCGAGGAGGTCAAGTTCTATGAACTCGGGGAAGAGGCGATGCTCAAGTTTCGCGAGGATGAGGGCTTCGTGAAGGAGGAGGAGAAGCCGCTGCCCGAGGACGAGTTCAAACGCCAGATCTGGCTGCTCTTCGAGTATCCGGAGAGTTCAAGTCCAGCCAGAGGGATCGCGGTCGTGTCAGTGCTGGTCATCGTCATATCCATCGTCATCTTTTGTTTGGAGACATTGCCAGAATTCAGGGACGACAAAGAATTCCTCAGCCCAGGTAAAAACTCCACGCAGGCGGACAATGGATTTACGCCGTTCAACGACCCATTTTTCATCGTTGAGACGGTGTGCATCATTTGGTTCTCGTTTGAGATCATTGTGCGCTTCTTCGCGAGCCCCAGTAAAACAGCTTTCTTTAAAAACGCGATGAACTCCATAGATATCGTCTCTATTTTGCCTTACTTCATAACTCTCGGCACAGACCTCGCACAGCAGCAAGGCAACGGGCAACATGCAATGAGTTTCGCGATCCTGAGGATAATACGACTCGTCCGCGTGTTCAGGATCTTCAAACTGTCTCGGCACTCGAAAGGTCTCCAGATCCTGGGGCACACTTTGCGCGCGAGCATGCGAGAGCTGGCGCTGCTCATCTTCTTCCTCGTCATCGGCGTCATCCTGTTCTCCAGCGCGGTGTACTTCGCGGAGGCGGACGAGCCCTCGTCTCAGTTCACCAGCATCCCAGACGCGTTCTGGTGGGCTGTAGTGACCATGACCACGGTGGGCTACGGGGACATGAAGCCCATCACGGTCGGGGGCAAAATCGTGGGCTCGTTGTGCGCCATCGCTGGTGTCCTGACCATTGCGCTTCCAGTCCCTGTCATCGTGTCAAACTTTAACTATTTCTACCACCGGGAGACTGATAACGAGGACCAGGCGCCCGTTGTGGAACAGCCCCCGCCGGGCTGCCCGTACTTTCCGGATTTCCTGAGAAAATTCAAAGGTTCCCCATCGGGGTCGTCTTTGGGTGACAAGGCGGCAGAGTACATGGAGATGGAGGAAGGAGTGACAGAATCTCTGTGTGGGGCAGACACGCAAAGCCCGAGTAGAGGGAACGGTACTGACTTAGGCGGAAAAAACAGTTCACAATCACGAACCCTACAGACAGATGTATGA